From Rhodococcus sp. B7740, one genomic window encodes:
- a CDS encoding ABC transporter ATP-binding protein, with translation MKLELRGITKRFGSLIANDHIDLSVESGEIHCLLGENGAGKSTLMNVLSGLYRAEEGQILLDDVEQNFAGPGEAMTAGIGMVHQHFMLIPVFTVAENIVLGNETTSLGGRLDLVAARKLVREISARFGFDLDPDALVDDLPVGVQQRVEIVKALSREAKVLVFDEPTAVLTPQETDDLMRIMRELAASGTTIVFITHKLREVREVADKITVIRLGKVVGEAKPTASNTELAALMVGRDVQLTVSKDPATPGDAALVIENLSVFDAQGNKTVDDVSLEVAAGEILAIAGVQGNGQTEFVEALLGLQDNVSGKISLDGNSLVGSTVQDVLDAGVGFVPEDRTVDGLVGEFSIAENLMLDRSNSMPFVRRGAVQRDYLEKFASDKLSEFDVRAPGIGTAVGRLSGGNQQKVVLARELSRDLRLFVAAQPTRGIDVGSIEFVHKRIVATRDSGIPVIVVSSELDEVAALADRIAVMYRGAIVGIVPGDTSRETLGLMMGGERGE, from the coding sequence ATGAAGCTCGAACTTCGCGGTATCACCAAACGATTCGGCTCGTTGATCGCCAACGACCACATCGATCTGAGCGTCGAATCCGGCGAGATCCACTGTCTCCTCGGCGAGAACGGTGCAGGCAAGTCCACGTTGATGAACGTGCTCAGTGGCCTGTATCGCGCCGAGGAGGGCCAGATTCTGCTCGACGACGTCGAGCAGAACTTCGCCGGACCGGGCGAGGCGATGACCGCCGGAATCGGCATGGTGCATCAGCACTTCATGTTGATTCCGGTGTTCACCGTCGCCGAGAACATCGTGCTCGGCAACGAAACCACCTCGCTCGGTGGACGACTCGACCTCGTGGCAGCTCGGAAGCTGGTGCGGGAGATATCCGCGAGGTTCGGCTTCGACCTCGATCCCGATGCTCTCGTCGACGACCTTCCCGTCGGCGTGCAGCAGCGGGTCGAGATCGTCAAAGCACTCTCTCGTGAGGCCAAGGTGCTCGTGTTCGACGAGCCGACAGCCGTCCTGACGCCGCAGGAGACCGACGATCTGATGCGGATCATGCGCGAACTCGCGGCGTCGGGCACCACGATCGTCTTCATCACCCACAAGCTGCGCGAAGTACGCGAAGTGGCCGACAAGATCACCGTCATCCGGCTCGGCAAGGTCGTCGGCGAAGCGAAGCCGACCGCCAGCAACACCGAGCTCGCGGCACTGATGGTGGGACGCGATGTGCAGCTGACCGTCTCGAAGGACCCGGCCACGCCCGGGGACGCGGCACTGGTGATCGAGAACCTGTCCGTGTTCGACGCCCAGGGCAACAAGACCGTCGACGACGTCAGCCTCGAAGTCGCGGCGGGAGAGATCCTCGCGATCGCCGGCGTGCAGGGCAACGGTCAGACCGAATTCGTCGAAGCCCTACTCGGGTTGCAGGACAACGTATCCGGCAAGATCAGCCTCGACGGCAACTCGCTCGTCGGGTCGACGGTGCAGGACGTGCTCGACGCAGGCGTCGGCTTCGTCCCCGAGGACCGCACCGTCGACGGACTGGTGGGCGAATTCTCCATCGCCGAGAACCTGATGCTCGATCGCTCAAACAGCATGCCGTTCGTGCGACGCGGCGCGGTGCAACGCGACTATCTGGAGAAGTTCGCATCGGACAAGCTCAGCGAATTCGACGTTCGCGCACCGGGAATCGGCACCGCCGTCGGACGCCTCTCCGGTGGCAACCAGCAGAAGGTGGTGCTCGCGCGAGAACTGAGCCGCGATCTGCGACTGTTCGTCGCTGCGCAGCCGACTCGCGGAATCGACGTCGGATCCATCGAATTCGTGCACAAACGCATTGTCGCCACCCGGGATTCGGGGATCCCGGTCATCGTGGTGTCGAGCGAACTGGACGAGGTTGCCGCACTGGCCGACCGCATCGCCGTCATGTATCGAGGAGCAATCGTGGGAATCGTCCCCGGGGATACGTCCCGCGAAACACTCGGATTGATGATGGGCGGTGAACGCGGTGAGTGA
- a CDS encoding ABC transporter permease, which translates to MSEAERPSVSQEPSKSHVVLRQIFTGSAIISVLAVLLALIVGAVLIAATNSAVQESAGYFFSRPSDMLEAVWDSVAGAYSSLFQGSVYNFRRPGFENGIRPLTETLTFATPLIVAGLGVALAFRVGMFNIGGRGQMLIASACAGWVGFGVNLPAGIHLLVAVVAGVLGGAVWGGIAGFLKARTGAHEVIVTIMLNYIAFYLVAYLLRTPGALQAPGSNNPKTPPIASTAVFPKLFGDRYSLHLGFVLVIVVTVAVWWLLERSSLGFRFRAVGENPHASRVAGMNVNRIYLYAMILSGALVGLAGVAQVLGTVTTGFSADIDAGIGFDAITVALLGRSKPWGVFFAGILFGAFKAGGFAMQAAEGVPIDIVLVVQSVIVLFIAAPPLVRAVFRLPKPGEEKLAKAETAKVSAL; encoded by the coding sequence GTGAGTGAGGCCGAGCGGCCGTCGGTATCTCAGGAGCCGTCGAAGTCGCATGTCGTGTTGCGGCAGATCTTCACCGGCAGCGCGATCATCTCGGTTCTCGCGGTGTTGCTCGCGTTGATCGTCGGTGCCGTGCTCATCGCCGCCACCAACTCGGCCGTGCAGGAATCGGCCGGGTACTTCTTCTCCCGTCCCTCGGACATGCTCGAGGCGGTCTGGGATTCCGTTGCCGGAGCGTACTCGTCGTTGTTCCAGGGCTCGGTGTACAACTTCCGGCGTCCAGGATTCGAGAACGGCATCCGTCCGCTGACCGAGACGCTGACCTTCGCCACTCCGCTGATCGTCGCGGGACTCGGTGTGGCACTGGCCTTCCGCGTCGGAATGTTCAACATCGGTGGCCGCGGCCAGATGCTCATCGCATCGGCGTGCGCAGGCTGGGTCGGCTTCGGAGTGAACCTGCCGGCCGGGATCCACCTCCTCGTGGCCGTCGTCGCCGGAGTCCTGGGCGGCGCAGTGTGGGGCGGTATCGCCGGATTCCTCAAGGCACGCACCGGCGCTCACGAAGTGATCGTCACCATCATGCTCAACTACATCGCGTTCTACCTCGTCGCGTATCTGCTGCGTACCCCCGGTGCTCTGCAGGCACCGGGATCGAACAACCCCAAGACCCCGCCCATCGCGTCGACTGCGGTGTTCCCCAAGCTCTTCGGCGACCGCTACAGTCTGCACCTCGGATTCGTGCTGGTGATCGTCGTGACCGTCGCGGTGTGGTGGCTGCTCGAACGGTCCAGTCTCGGATTCCGCTTCCGCGCCGTCGGCGAGAATCCGCACGCGTCGCGCGTCGCGGGCATGAACGTCAATCGGATCTACCTGTACGCGATGATCCTGTCGGGCGCGCTGGTCGGCTTGGCCGGAGTGGCGCAGGTGCTCGGCACCGTCACCACCGGCTTCAGCGCCGACATCGACGCCGGAATCGGGTTCGACGCCATCACCGTCGCACTGCTCGGCCGATCGAAACCCTGGGGCGTGTTCTTCGCGGGAATCCTGTTCGGCGCGTTCAAGGCCGGCGGGTTCGCCATGCAGGCAGCCGAGGGCGTACCGATCGACATCGTGCTGGTCGTGCAGTCGGTGATCGTGTTGTTCATCGCCGCGCCGCCACTGGTGCGAGCGGTGTTCCGATTGCCAAAACCAGGTGAAGAGAAACTCGCGAAAGCCGAGACCGCGAAGGTGAGTGCACTGTGA
- a CDS encoding ABC transporter permease — MTTSTDAVGAPAEAVLGRSWKVPTILGVVTLLALVLFVVKKGSGTSTFALASEGDFFALPAVGVPSFGTGLAVVVALAVITAYAAFLASQYRSAPLWLLAVFAVLFVFGFLAWAADGETIPVPGLLIGAVALSTPLIFGAMGGVISERVGVINIAIEGQLLAGAFVSAVVASITGSTYVALLAALIAGALTASLLAVFSIRYFVNQVIVGVVLNVLVVGLTSFLYSVVLTKNAETLNSPPRFARIDIPVLSQIPILGPVLFRQTLIVYLMYVAVALVFLGLFHTKWGLRLRAVGEHPQAADTVGINVARTRFWNVCLAGAIAGLGGAYFTLGSVGAFGKEMTAGAGYIALAAVIFGRWDPVRATLAALLFGFASNLQNVLGIIGSPVPSEFMLMLPYVVTIFAVAGLVGHVRGPAAAGKPYASRS, encoded by the coding sequence GTGACCACCTCAACCGACGCCGTCGGTGCCCCCGCCGAGGCGGTGCTGGGTCGCAGCTGGAAGGTGCCCACGATCCTCGGGGTCGTGACCCTGCTCGCTCTGGTGCTGTTCGTCGTCAAGAAGGGTTCGGGCACAAGCACATTCGCGTTGGCCTCGGAGGGCGACTTCTTCGCGTTGCCCGCCGTGGGCGTGCCGTCGTTCGGCACCGGTCTCGCAGTGGTCGTCGCGCTGGCCGTCATCACCGCATACGCGGCGTTCCTGGCCTCGCAGTACCGCTCGGCACCGCTGTGGCTGCTCGCAGTGTTCGCCGTGCTGTTCGTCTTCGGGTTCCTGGCCTGGGCCGCGGACGGTGAGACCATTCCCGTTCCCGGATTGCTCATCGGCGCGGTCGCTCTGAGTACCCCGCTGATCTTCGGTGCCATGGGCGGCGTGATCTCCGAACGCGTCGGCGTCATCAACATCGCCATCGAAGGACAGTTGCTGGCAGGTGCGTTCGTCAGCGCCGTCGTCGCGTCGATCACCGGCTCCACGTACGTCGCGCTACTCGCGGCACTGATCGCCGGAGCGTTGACCGCGTCCCTGTTGGCCGTGTTTTCCATTCGCTACTTCGTGAACCAGGTCATCGTGGGTGTGGTGCTCAACGTGCTGGTGGTCGGACTGACCAGCTTCCTGTATTCGGTGGTGCTCACCAAGAACGCCGAGACACTCAACTCACCACCGCGCTTCGCGCGCATCGACATTCCGGTGCTCTCGCAGATTCCGATTCTCGGTCCGGTGCTGTTCCGGCAGACGCTCATCGTGTACCTGATGTACGTCGCGGTAGCTCTGGTTTTCCTCGGGTTGTTCCACACCAAGTGGGGCCTGCGACTGCGCGCCGTGGGTGAACACCCGCAAGCTGCCGACACCGTCGGAATCAATGTCGCCCGCACCCGATTCTGGAACGTCTGCCTCGCCGGTGCCATCGCCGGCCTCGGTGGTGCGTACTTCACCCTGGGTTCGGTCGGAGCGTTCGGCAAGGAGATGACGGCCGGTGCCGGCTACATCGCTCTCGCCGCCGTGATCTTCGGGCGCTGGGATCCGGTACGCGCGACGCTGGCCGCACTGTTGTTCGGATTCGCGTCGAACCTGCAGAACGTACTGGGCATCATCGGCTCGCCGGTACCCAGTGAGTTCATGCTGATGCTGCCCTACGTGGTGACCATTTTCGCCGTCGCGGGCCTGGTGGGCCACGTCCGGGGACCGGCCGCAGCGGGCAAACCGTACGCGTCGCGAAGTTAG
- a CDS encoding AMP-binding protein codes for MSFRSPFPDVEIPELSVYDFLFGSIAESDLDKPALIDGTSGAVTTYKTLIGQIDAIAGALAARGLEVGDVVGLHSPNVPAFASVLHGILRAGGTATTINALYTAEDIAKQLTGSGAKFLFTVSPLYPQAKAAAEKVGLDADHVIVLDGAEGHPNLRDLLTQGAPAPEVSFDPATHVAVLPYSSGTTGVPKGVILTHRNLVANVAQMEPRVGIDSDDAILALLPFFHIYGLTVLLNIALKLRAHLVTMPKFDLVEFLRIIQDQKLTYLFIAPPVAVALAKHPMIDQYDLSSVHTIFSGAAPLDEELGKAVAKRLNTRVRQGYGMSELSPVSHAIPFDRDDMPLSSVGQPLANTENKLVDPGTLEEIELPTEGLSKPGELWVKGPNVMVGYLNNPTATAETLDSDGYLHTGDIAVVDPEGVVYIVDRLKELIKYKGYQVPPAELEALLLTHEEIADAAVIGVLDDEGEEIPKAFVVRQQGATIDEEGVIAFVAERVSPHKKVRRVEFIDIVPKSAAGKILRKDLRAAETGK; via the coding sequence ATGAGCTTCCGCAGTCCCTTTCCCGATGTCGAGATTCCCGAACTCAGCGTCTACGACTTCCTGTTCGGATCGATCGCCGAGTCCGACCTCGACAAGCCTGCACTGATCGACGGAACGTCGGGTGCGGTCACCACCTACAAGACGCTGATCGGCCAGATCGACGCCATCGCAGGCGCTCTGGCCGCACGCGGACTCGAGGTCGGCGACGTCGTCGGACTCCACTCGCCGAACGTGCCCGCGTTCGCGTCGGTGCTGCACGGCATCCTGCGCGCGGGTGGAACTGCGACGACGATCAACGCGCTGTACACGGCAGAGGACATCGCCAAGCAACTCACCGGCTCGGGCGCGAAGTTCCTGTTCACCGTCTCCCCGCTGTACCCGCAGGCCAAGGCCGCCGCGGAGAAGGTCGGCCTCGACGCAGATCACGTCATCGTGCTCGACGGCGCAGAGGGCCACCCGAACCTGCGCGACCTGCTCACCCAGGGCGCACCCGCCCCCGAGGTCTCGTTCGATCCGGCCACCCACGTTGCAGTGCTGCCGTACTCCTCCGGCACGACGGGTGTGCCGAAGGGCGTCATCCTCACCCACCGCAACCTCGTCGCGAACGTGGCACAGATGGAACCGCGCGTCGGAATCGACAGCGACGACGCGATCCTGGCGCTGCTGCCGTTCTTCCACATCTACGGCCTGACGGTACTGCTCAACATCGCGCTCAAGCTGCGCGCGCACCTGGTGACGATGCCGAAGTTCGACCTCGTCGAATTCCTGCGGATCATCCAGGATCAGAAGCTCACGTACCTGTTCATCGCACCGCCGGTGGCCGTCGCGCTCGCCAAGCACCCGATGATCGATCAGTACGACCTCTCCAGCGTGCACACCATCTTCTCGGGCGCGGCACCGCTGGACGAGGAACTCGGCAAGGCCGTCGCGAAGCGTCTGAACACGCGGGTGCGTCAGGGCTACGGCATGAGCGAACTCAGCCCCGTCAGCCACGCCATTCCGTTCGATCGCGACGACATGCCGCTCAGCTCGGTGGGCCAGCCGCTGGCGAACACCGAGAACAAGCTCGTCGACCCGGGCACCCTCGAGGAGATCGAGCTGCCCACAGAGGGATTGAGCAAGCCAGGCGAGCTGTGGGTCAAGGGACCGAACGTGATGGTCGGGTACCTCAACAACCCCACCGCCACCGCAGAAACCCTCGATTCCGACGGTTACCTGCACACCGGCGACATCGCCGTCGTCGATCCCGAGGGTGTCGTCTACATCGTCGACCGCCTCAAGGAACTGATCAAGTACAAGGGTTACCAGGTGCCCCCGGCCGAGCTCGAGGCATTGCTGCTCACGCACGAGGAGATCGCCGACGCCGCCGTCATCGGAGTGCTCGACGACGAGGGCGAGGAAATCCCCAAGGCATTCGTCGTCCGCCAGCAGGGTGCCACGATCGACGAAGAGGGCGTCATCGCCTTCGTCGCCGAGCGCGTGTCGCCGCACAAGAAGGTGCGACGCGTCGAGTTCATCGACATCGTCCCCAAGTCTGCGGCGGGCAAGATTCTGCGCAAGGACCTCCGTGCCGCGGAGACAGGCAAGTAG
- a CDS encoding glucosyl-3-phosphoglycerate synthase → MNRTDAAGTPALAATWARSPWPLADIIRAKRGRTVSVVLPALDEEETVAGVIASMTPHMGSLIDELVVLDSGSTDATAARARCAGATVVSREDALPGTPVVRGKGEALWRGVAATSGDIVVFVDSDLVDPGSHFVPSLVGPLVMDDDAELVKGFFRRPLTIGDTTDEDGGGRVTQLTVRPLLTALRPELAGVFQPLGGEYAATRRLLEALPFAPGYGVEIGVLLDTCDRLGIGAIGQVGLGTRRHRNRPTSELAVMSRQIIATMFSRLGLNDSGAEFTTFSTTGSQVSMSVAPLSLVDRPPLITVDHYLRATRRNSVSAPV, encoded by the coding sequence ATGAACCGAACCGACGCTGCGGGCACTCCGGCTCTGGCTGCCACCTGGGCCCGCTCACCGTGGCCACTCGCCGACATCATTCGGGCCAAACGTGGCCGGACCGTCTCGGTCGTGCTACCCGCTCTCGACGAGGAGGAGACCGTTGCCGGCGTCATCGCCTCGATGACTCCTCATATGGGCAGCCTGATCGACGAACTGGTGGTGCTGGATTCGGGATCGACCGACGCCACCGCCGCGCGGGCCCGCTGCGCCGGTGCCACCGTCGTCTCCAGGGAGGACGCACTACCCGGCACACCCGTGGTCCGCGGCAAAGGTGAAGCGCTGTGGCGCGGCGTGGCTGCGACCTCGGGGGACATCGTGGTGTTCGTCGACTCCGATCTGGTCGATCCCGGTTCGCACTTCGTTCCCTCCCTCGTCGGCCCGCTGGTCATGGACGACGACGCCGAGTTGGTCAAAGGCTTCTTTCGTCGACCCCTGACGATCGGTGACACCACCGACGAGGACGGCGGCGGCCGCGTCACGCAGCTGACGGTACGGCCGCTGCTGACGGCACTTCGGCCCGAGCTCGCCGGTGTCTTCCAACCCTTGGGCGGAGAATACGCCGCGACTCGTCGCCTCTTGGAGGCACTTCCGTTCGCGCCCGGCTACGGCGTCGAGATCGGTGTCCTGCTCGATACGTGCGACCGGTTGGGTATCGGCGCGATCGGTCAGGTCGGACTGGGAACCCGACGGCATCGAAATCGACCGACCTCGGAGCTGGCGGTCATGAGTCGGCAGATCATCGCCACGATGTTCTCGCGCCTCGGCCTGAACGATTCCGGAGCCGAGTTCACCACATTCTCGACCACCGGGTCTCAGGTCTCGATGAGCGTGGCACCCTTGTCTCTTGTCGACCGTCCCCCGCTGATCACCGTCGACCACTACCTCCGTGCCACTCGCCGGAACTCGGTGAGCGCCCCGGTGTGA